A single genomic interval of Agarivorans aestuarii harbors:
- the nifH gene encoding nitrogenase iron protein encodes MAIRQCAIYGKGGIGKSTTTQNLVGALAEAGKKVMIIGCDPKADSTRLILHAKAQNTIMEMAAEAGSVEDIELEDVLKVGYGGVRCVESGGPEPGVGCAGRGVITAINFLEEEGAYEEDLDFVFYDVLGDVVCGGFAMPIRENKAQEIYIVVSGEMMAMYAANNISKGICKYAATGSVRLAGLICNSRKCDREDELIEALAAKIGTQMIHFVPRDNVVQQAEIRRMTVIEYNPKCNQADEYRTLANKIIENELFVVPTPVTMDELEELLMEFGIMDEEDETIIGQVAEEATA; translated from the coding sequence ATGGCTATTCGTCAATGTGCAATTTACGGAAAAGGCGGTATTGGTAAGTCTACCACTACTCAAAACTTGGTTGGTGCTTTAGCGGAAGCGGGCAAAAAAGTAATGATCATCGGTTGTGATCCTAAGGCCGATTCAACGCGCTTAATCTTACACGCAAAAGCGCAAAACACCATTATGGAAATGGCAGCAGAAGCTGGGTCAGTTGAAGACATCGAATTAGAAGATGTACTTAAAGTGGGTTACGGCGGTGTACGTTGTGTTGAGTCTGGTGGCCCAGAGCCAGGTGTAGGTTGTGCCGGTCGTGGTGTAATTACAGCGATTAACTTCTTAGAAGAAGAAGGTGCCTACGAAGAAGACTTAGATTTCGTATTTTACGATGTGCTAGGTGACGTTGTGTGTGGTGGTTTTGCCATGCCTATTCGTGAAAACAAAGCGCAAGAAATCTACATTGTTGTATCTGGTGAAATGATGGCGATGTACGCAGCCAACAACATTTCAAAAGGTATTTGTAAGTACGCTGCAACCGGTAGTGTTCGTTTAGCAGGTCTTATTTGTAACTCGCGTAAATGTGACCGTGAAGACGAGCTAATTGAAGCGCTTGCAGCCAAAATTGGTACCCAAATGATTCACTTCGTGCCTCGTGACAACGTAGTACAGCAAGCTGAAATTCGTCGTATGACGGTTATTGAGTACAACCCAAAATGTAACCAAGCTGATGAATACCGCACGCTTGCGAACAAAATCATCGAAAACGAGCTATTCGTTGTTCCAACCCCCGTAACTATGGACGAGCTTGAAGAGTTGTTGATGGAATTCGGCATCATGGACGAAGAAGATGAAACCATCATCGGCCAAGTTGCAGAAGAAGCTACTGCTTAA
- the pfkB gene encoding 1-phosphofructokinase produces the protein MIYTLTLNPAADLELQIDEFAFDSVSRANHSRLDCGGKGFNVSRMLKNLGVTSTAMGFIGGFTGQRLASELSKMDIKSQFTQIAGETRTNVTVVEAGNKRHIKVNEAGPEVSPEELKSLVDQVKQNLHAGDWWVLGGSLPKGVRANFYAELITLIESAGAHAVLDTSGEALREGILAQPSLVKPNLDEAQELLGLSSEELKQTQGWTQALLAMGPKNLVVSLGKKGALMANEQQCAEFTSPSIVEANPIGAGDSMVAGLVWRLSLGESLAQALPYGLACGAASASRQGTDLGSLDQVEQLRKEIN, from the coding sequence ATGATTTACACATTAACACTAAATCCAGCTGCTGATTTAGAGCTGCAAATAGATGAGTTTGCTTTTGATAGTGTAAGTCGTGCCAATCACTCACGCCTAGATTGCGGTGGAAAGGGCTTTAATGTATCTCGGATGCTTAAAAACCTTGGTGTAACAAGCACCGCAATGGGTTTTATTGGTGGCTTTACTGGTCAACGCCTAGCAAGCGAATTGAGTAAAATGGACATTAAAAGCCAATTTACTCAAATAGCAGGCGAAACGCGTACCAACGTTACTGTTGTGGAAGCGGGGAATAAGCGACATATTAAGGTGAATGAAGCAGGCCCAGAAGTTAGCCCAGAAGAGCTAAAAAGCTTAGTCGACCAAGTTAAACAAAACCTCCACGCAGGTGACTGGTGGGTATTGGGTGGCAGTTTACCTAAGGGCGTAAGAGCAAACTTTTATGCAGAGCTTATTACACTGATTGAAAGTGCTGGCGCACATGCGGTATTAGATACCAGTGGAGAGGCTCTGAGAGAAGGGATATTGGCTCAGCCAAGCTTAGTTAAACCTAACCTTGACGAAGCTCAAGAGCTATTGGGTTTAAGTAGCGAGGAGTTAAAACAAACTCAAGGCTGGACCCAAGCTTTACTCGCCATGGGACCTAAGAACTTAGTGGTGTCTCTAGGTAAAAAAGGCGCGCTAATGGCAAATGAACAGCAATGTGCCGAGTTTACCAGCCCGAGTATTGTTGAAGCTAACCCTATTGGGGCCGGAGACTCTATGGTGGCTGGGTTGGTTTGGCGCCTAAGTTTAGGTGAATCATTAGCTCAGGCTTTACCTTATGGCTTGGCTTGTGGCGCTGCATCCGCTAGCAGGCAGGGCACTGATTTAGGTTCACTTGATCAAGTAGAGCAACTTAGAAAAGAAATAAACTAG
- a CDS encoding alcohol dehydrogenase catalytic domain-containing protein: MTSQYEKYQQLDQATPNTTSTWNMYGAGVENIGKDNQPELFNVPEPADNQLLVRVDAVGLCFSDVKLINQGSSHPKLYNRDLRKEPTRLGHEATLTVVKVGEGLSGEYKVGERYAMQPDIYQNGKSTAYGYTVPGGLTQYHLIGPEVLETDTGSCLLKVSDELGFAEAALLEPWGCVWASYTQRRRLEPKQGGVMWITGQADDQIAYGFSKGLEAPATVILSNVPEAFRLLVESKAKNVLIRNDINAGNLEQAVAEFTDGVGFDDIVVLAPQSADELTSIAKHVARRGTMNMVGKKPVDGLVNADVGRLHYDYVAFIGNNGVDVADSYGEQRNRCDLRKDGFAVFVGAGGPMGQMHVQRAIELKDGPRQVIVTDINDQRLAEIEARFASLTESNNCELVTYNPINNPVSLPEFVESHSKGKLADDVVVCVPNADIMAESATFMKDDGMLVLFAGVPNGTLAPVDFSSVYLSNAQYTGTSGLTIEDQTVVMDNTVAGNIAPAICVAAIGGMNVAKDGIEAMIDAKYPGKILIFPQLEDLPLLGLDELAEQLPTVANALGKGNTWNIAAEKALFEAFL; this comes from the coding sequence ATGACTAGTCAATACGAAAAATATCAACAACTAGACCAAGCAACACCAAATACCACCAGCACTTGGAACATGTACGGCGCCGGTGTGGAAAATATTGGTAAAGATAATCAGCCAGAATTATTCAATGTACCTGAACCAGCAGATAACCAACTGCTAGTGCGAGTTGACGCAGTAGGCCTGTGCTTTTCTGATGTTAAGTTAATTAACCAAGGTAGCTCGCACCCTAAACTGTACAACCGAGATTTGCGCAAAGAACCAACGCGTTTGGGCCATGAAGCTACTCTCACGGTAGTTAAAGTGGGTGAAGGCCTTAGCGGTGAATACAAAGTGGGTGAGCGTTATGCGATGCAGCCAGATATTTACCAAAATGGTAAGAGTACCGCATACGGTTACACGGTTCCTGGCGGCTTAACTCAGTATCACTTAATTGGGCCAGAAGTATTAGAAACTGATACAGGTTCATGTTTGCTCAAAGTGTCTGACGAACTAGGTTTTGCTGAAGCAGCCTTACTTGAGCCTTGGGGATGTGTTTGGGCGTCTTATACCCAGCGTCGTCGCTTAGAGCCAAAACAAGGCGGTGTAATGTGGATTACTGGCCAAGCTGATGACCAAATAGCTTATGGCTTTTCTAAAGGCTTAGAAGCACCTGCCACTGTAATTCTTAGCAACGTACCGGAAGCTTTTCGTCTTTTGGTAGAAAGCAAAGCTAAAAATGTGTTGATTCGCAACGACATTAACGCCGGCAACTTAGAACAAGCAGTTGCTGAGTTTACCGATGGCGTAGGCTTTGATGACATTGTGGTACTAGCACCACAATCAGCCGACGAACTAACGAGCATTGCTAAACATGTTGCCCGTCGAGGCACCATGAATATGGTAGGTAAGAAACCAGTAGATGGTTTAGTAAATGCCGATGTTGGCCGTTTACATTACGACTACGTAGCCTTTATTGGTAATAATGGTGTAGATGTAGCCGACTCGTACGGTGAGCAGCGTAACCGTTGTGATTTAAGAAAAGATGGCTTTGCTGTTTTTGTTGGTGCCGGTGGCCCAATGGGTCAAATGCATGTTCAGCGCGCAATTGAGCTTAAAGACGGTCCTCGTCAAGTGATTGTGACCGACATTAACGACCAGCGTTTAGCTGAAATTGAAGCGCGTTTTGCTAGCTTAACCGAAAGCAACAACTGTGAATTGGTGACTTACAACCCAATTAACAACCCAGTGAGCCTGCCAGAATTTGTAGAGTCTCATAGTAAAGGCAAGTTAGCCGACGACGTAGTGGTGTGTGTACCAAATGCCGATATCATGGCCGAGTCAGCTACCTTTATGAAAGATGACGGCATGTTGGTATTGTTTGCTGGTGTTCCTAATGGCACCTTGGCACCGGTAGACTTTAGTTCTGTTTACCTTAGTAATGCCCAATACACAGGTACGTCAGGCTTAACAATTGAAGACCAAACTGTAGTGATGGATAACACTGTAGCGGGTAACATTGCTCCTGCCATTTGTGTAGCAGCTATTGGCGGTATGAATGTGGCTAAGGATGGTATTGAAGCGATGATTGATGCTAAGTACCCAGGCAAGATCCTGATCTTCCCACAGCTAGAAGATTTACCGCTATTAGGGTTAGATGAACTAGCTGAACAGTTACCTACTGTGGCAAACGCTTTAGGTAAAGGTAACACCTGGAACATTGCAGCCGAAAAAGCCTTGTTCGAAGCTTTCTTATAA
- the ptsP gene encoding phosphoenolpyruvate--protein phosphotransferase → MSFFKSLFASSEKETEVASQPELVQSATIEQPVAANEEPDSLTVEPKQIYLNQSFTSKEQVLRFVSEQMLALGLVNADYFDALLAREQKVSTYLINSVAIPHGVNEAKSLVAKSGVVIVQIPLGITWNDNGDSVKLVVGIAAKGEDHLSLLQTLTTVVMDQELSAKLAVTSDKHQIITALGAAASKETVIKDDFAICQSALIVDEAGMHARPASLLSEQAASFANTQIRIRNGEQSANAKSMAALLAMGAKLGDSVVVSAEGEHAEEAVDQLAEMIKAGLDNEEDNANAEFNPLAGLPALANATGDAVLQGMAASPGIAAAPIFVLRASNINVEQQGSGESSEKQALQEALSKAAEQSDELHNKLLEKAPQEAAILKAQKQLLSDEAINQECLQYIEQGNSAAWSWQQALTSQIDALSKVEDERLKARIADLNDVSQRVIAILTSAETLSFPDEEFILLAKDLSPSQTAGLEGKAVKAIATELGGPNSHMAILARGLGIPAVVGVGAGKLCEVADQQMAVVDPQSASVVINPSSETLEQASQNIDIWLQMRLAEAEHQHEPAVTKDGRHIEVVCNIAKPKDAPSILENGGEGAGLLRTEFLFEASSEEPSIEQQIDALKSIANELGDRQLVVRTADIGGDKPVSWMDMPHEDNPFLGVRGVRLSFKHQDMFERQLEAIYRTAIWQVEQFGKSGIHIMFPMIAKMSEWTKAKELADKIRVSLNAPELPLGIMVEVPSAALVADTLAKHVDFFSIGSNDLTQYTLAMDRLNPELCCEADSYHPGLLRLISMTVKAATANGKWVGVCGNMAADPNIACLLVGMGVQELSVSPANVPAVKNIIRSVSYSKLQAKAEKALQMCSSEAVMAMYKNHDDLI, encoded by the coding sequence ATGTCCTTTTTTAAAAGTTTATTCGCTTCCAGTGAGAAAGAGACAGAGGTTGCCTCTCAACCAGAATTGGTGCAGTCAGCCACTATTGAGCAGCCAGTCGCTGCTAATGAAGAGCCAGATTCGCTTACTGTAGAACCCAAGCAAATCTACTTAAACCAAAGCTTTACTAGCAAAGAGCAAGTATTGCGTTTTGTATCTGAACAAATGTTAGCGCTTGGTTTAGTTAACGCAGACTACTTCGACGCTTTACTAGCTAGAGAGCAAAAGGTGAGCACCTACCTAATTAATAGTGTCGCTATTCCACATGGAGTGAACGAAGCCAAATCTTTAGTCGCCAAAAGTGGTGTGGTGATAGTTCAAATCCCGCTGGGGATTACTTGGAATGACAATGGCGACAGCGTAAAGCTGGTTGTTGGCATCGCAGCGAAAGGTGAAGATCATTTAAGCCTATTACAAACCTTAACCACCGTGGTGATGGACCAAGAGTTATCAGCCAAGTTGGCCGTGACTAGTGACAAACATCAAATCATTACTGCTTTGGGCGCTGCTGCGTCTAAAGAAACAGTTATTAAGGACGACTTTGCTATTTGCCAAAGTGCGCTCATCGTAGATGAAGCCGGTATGCATGCACGCCCTGCAAGTTTGCTTAGTGAACAAGCGGCCAGTTTTGCCAATACTCAAATTCGCATTCGAAATGGTGAGCAAAGTGCTAATGCTAAGTCCATGGCTGCGTTACTGGCCATGGGGGCAAAATTGGGCGATTCAGTGGTGGTTTCAGCCGAAGGCGAACATGCAGAAGAAGCCGTTGACCAACTAGCCGAAATGATAAAAGCCGGTCTCGATAACGAAGAAGACAACGCAAACGCCGAGTTCAATCCTTTGGCCGGTTTGCCGGCTTTAGCTAATGCCACTGGTGATGCGGTATTGCAGGGCATGGCTGCCTCACCAGGTATTGCCGCTGCACCTATATTTGTATTGCGTGCTTCAAACATTAATGTGGAGCAGCAAGGCAGTGGCGAAAGTAGTGAAAAACAAGCACTGCAAGAAGCGCTAAGCAAAGCCGCTGAACAAAGCGACGAGTTACATAACAAGCTGTTAGAAAAAGCACCACAAGAAGCCGCTATTCTAAAAGCGCAAAAACAGTTACTAAGCGACGAAGCTATAAATCAAGAATGTTTGCAATATATAGAGCAAGGCAATAGCGCTGCTTGGTCTTGGCAACAAGCCTTAACATCACAAATTGATGCTTTATCTAAAGTTGAAGACGAGCGACTAAAGGCACGTATAGCCGATCTAAATGATGTAAGCCAGCGTGTTATCGCGATTCTTACCTCAGCTGAAACACTAAGTTTTCCTGATGAAGAGTTCATTTTGTTGGCAAAAGATCTTTCACCTTCGCAAACTGCTGGCTTAGAGGGCAAAGCGGTAAAAGCCATTGCTACCGAGTTAGGTGGTCCTAACAGTCATATGGCAATTCTTGCACGAGGCTTGGGTATTCCTGCAGTGGTTGGTGTTGGCGCTGGCAAGTTGTGCGAAGTGGCTGACCAACAAATGGCAGTGGTCGATCCACAAAGTGCTAGCGTAGTGATTAACCCTAGTAGCGAAACACTAGAGCAAGCAAGCCAAAACATCGATATTTGGTTACAAATGCGTTTAGCCGAAGCAGAGCATCAACATGAACCTGCTGTAACTAAAGATGGTCGCCATATTGAAGTAGTTTGTAACATCGCTAAACCTAAAGATGCACCAAGTATCTTGGAAAATGGCGGAGAAGGCGCAGGCTTACTTAGAACCGAGTTTTTGTTTGAAGCTTCAAGCGAAGAACCTTCCATCGAGCAACAGATAGATGCACTTAAAAGCATCGCGAACGAGCTTGGCGATCGCCAACTTGTTGTGAGAACGGCGGATATTGGTGGTGACAAACCGGTGTCGTGGATGGATATGCCGCACGAAGATAACCCGTTTTTAGGGGTTCGTGGCGTACGTTTATCGTTTAAACACCAAGACATGTTTGAACGTCAACTAGAAGCTATCTATCGCACAGCAATTTGGCAAGTAGAGCAATTTGGCAAATCAGGGATCCACATTATGTTCCCAATGATCGCCAAAATGTCTGAATGGACCAAAGCCAAAGAACTGGCCGATAAGATTCGTGTGTCACTTAATGCACCTGAACTGCCCTTAGGCATTATGGTTGAAGTGCCATCTGCCGCTTTAGTGGCCGACACCTTAGCTAAACATGTCGATTTCTTCTCTATCGGTTCTAACGATTTAACCCAATACACCTTAGCGATGGACAGACTAAACCCTGAGTTGTGCTGTGAAGCTGACAGCTACCATCCAGGTTTGTTGCGGTTAATTTCTATGACCGTTAAAGCAGCCACTGCCAACGGTAAGTGGGTAGGGGTTTGCGGCAACATGGCTGCCGACCCTAACATAGCTTGCTTATTAGTGGGTATGGGGGTTCAAGAGCTGTCGGTAAGTCCAGCCAATGTTCCGGCAGTAAAAAACATCATTCGTTCGGTGTCTTACAGCAAGTTGCAGGCTAAAGCAGAAAAAGCCCTGCAAATGTGTAGCTCCGAAGCCGTCATGGCGATGTACAAAAACCATGATGATCTTATTTAG
- a CDS encoding PTS mannitol transporter subunit IICB, translating into MSANNLKVGVQSIGRFLSAMVMPNIGAFIAWGLITALFIPTGWLPNESLAALVGPMILYLLPLLIGYTGGKIVGGDRGAVAGAVTTMGVIVGTDIPMFMGAMIVGPLGGLAIAKFDTWVHGKIKPGFEMLVNNFSLGIIGMIMAMVAYVIIGPVVSVLTTALGDGVGWIVDRSLLPLVSIIVEPAKILFLNNAINHGVFTPLGAEQSAEVGASIFYLIETNPGPGLGILLAYMVVGKGTAQKSAYGASIIHFFGGIHEIYFPYILMKPRLIIAVIAGGMAGVAFNMITGNALVGPPSPGSVFALVLMSTGGMGIILTLGSIAVAATTSFLVASVIIRRDASETDDLEAAQAAVDANKAESKGQIPVGASASVAANGEVKSIVVACDAGMGSSAMGATVLRGKIKDAGLDINVTNSAINDLHDADIVITQQELSARAKEKLPSARHVSIGNFMDASFYDKLVASLKA; encoded by the coding sequence ATGTCTGCGAACAATCTAAAGGTTGGCGTTCAGTCAATCGGACGTTTTTTGAGTGCGATGGTTATGCCAAATATCGGGGCATTTATCGCGTGGGGTTTAATTACAGCTTTATTCATCCCAACAGGGTGGTTACCTAACGAGAGTTTGGCCGCTTTAGTTGGACCAATGATCTTGTATTTACTACCTCTACTGATTGGTTACACCGGCGGTAAAATTGTTGGCGGAGATCGCGGTGCGGTTGCCGGTGCCGTGACCACCATGGGTGTTATTGTGGGAACCGACATTCCCATGTTTATGGGCGCGATGATAGTGGGTCCGCTGGGTGGTCTTGCTATCGCCAAGTTTGATACTTGGGTACATGGCAAAATTAAACCGGGCTTTGAGATGTTGGTAAACAACTTCTCACTGGGGATCATCGGCATGATCATGGCAATGGTTGCCTATGTGATTATTGGCCCGGTGGTTTCTGTGCTTACTACTGCTTTAGGTGATGGTGTTGGCTGGATCGTTGACCGCTCATTGTTGCCCTTAGTCTCTATTATTGTAGAGCCGGCTAAGATCTTGTTCTTAAACAATGCGATTAACCATGGCGTATTTACCCCACTTGGTGCCGAGCAATCTGCAGAAGTTGGCGCTTCAATTTTTTATCTAATTGAAACTAACCCTGGTCCTGGTTTAGGCATTTTGCTTGCTTACATGGTTGTAGGTAAAGGTACTGCTCAAAAATCAGCGTATGGTGCATCTATTATCCACTTCTTTGGTGGTATCCACGAAATCTACTTCCCATACATCTTAATGAAACCACGTTTAATCATCGCAGTAATCGCTGGTGGTATGGCAGGAGTTGCTTTCAATATGATTACCGGTAATGCATTAGTAGGTCCGCCATCTCCAGGTTCGGTATTTGCCTTAGTGCTTATGTCTACTGGTGGTATGGGCATTATCTTAACCCTTGGTTCTATTGCTGTAGCTGCGACAACTTCATTTTTGGTGGCATCGGTGATTATTCGTCGAGACGCATCAGAGACTGATGACTTAGAAGCAGCGCAAGCAGCGGTTGATGCCAACAAAGCTGAATCAAAAGGTCAAATCCCTGTTGGTGCTAGCGCTTCTGTAGCTGCAAACGGTGAAGTGAAATCTATCGTTGTAGCTTGTGACGCGGGTATGGGCTCATCAGCCATGGGCGCCACAGTGCTAAGAGGCAAGATTAAAGATGCAGGCTTAGATATCAATGTGACTAATTCGGCGATTAACGATTTGCACGATGCCGACATTGTGATTACTCAACAAGAGTTATCTGCCAGAGCTAAAGAGAAGTTACCAAGTGCTCGTCATGTAAGTATTGGAAACTTTATGGACGCCAGCTTCTACGACAAATTAGTGGCGAGCCTTAAAGCCTAA
- a CDS encoding PTS sugar transporter subunit IIA, which produces MNQDLITKQSILLDFEAESKDEALYSICAQLFLLRKTTDPIGLYNDINKRENIVSTFAGQHIAIPHVITQHINEPVLCFVRVKSDEFYWNEEDEDVRIIFLLAVPLKENLKKLRESQSYVFSSIAQLMTDPSMIELWLTTNEERVILDSLNLAFESNFKATTSIKE; this is translated from the coding sequence ATGAATCAGGATCTGATAACAAAACAAAGCATATTGCTCGACTTTGAAGCTGAGTCTAAAGACGAAGCTTTATACAGCATATGTGCCCAACTGTTTTTGTTACGCAAAACCACAGACCCAATTGGCTTATATAACGACATAAACAAACGCGAGAACATTGTTAGTACATTTGCCGGACAACATATTGCTATTCCCCACGTAATTACTCAACACATCAATGAACCGGTGTTGTGTTTCGTTCGAGTAAAGAGTGATGAGTTTTACTGGAATGAAGAGGATGAGGATGTTCGCATCATCTTCTTGCTTGCTGTACCTCTAAAAGAAAATTTAAAAAAGCTTAGAGAGTCTCAGTCATACGTATTTTCGTCGATTGCTCAACTAATGACAGATCCTTCGATGATAGAACTATGGCTAACAACAAATGAAGAGCGAGTAATACTCGACAGCTTGAATTTGGCCTTTGAGTCAAATTTCAAAGCAACTACGAGCATAAAGGAATAA
- a CDS encoding DeoR family transcriptional regulator, translating into MPAKLRHNKILAHLQENTVASVQQLVELLDCSPATVRRDIIDLDTQGKLKKIRNGAEKILSPNVVSSPGMVGFYPNISDYENYEESDRIARKAVDLCEVRDNIFVGEGQIPFLMGKYLTDTHVHVYSNYLPLLTYLISQSYPHLVVLGGQYIKSQSLLVSPDNHTSYQGRYLIVSGDGLTEAGLTKSALLTFMEEKKMLQYADKVVAMVSADKVGVFGGLSLFSLDEIDIVITGENADSSMIELLRTNNIQVYLV; encoded by the coding sequence ATGCCAGCCAAGCTTCGTCATAACAAGATTTTAGCCCACCTCCAAGAGAATACTGTGGCCAGCGTTCAACAATTGGTAGAGCTTTTAGACTGCTCCCCGGCTACGGTTCGTCGTGACATTATCGACTTGGATACTCAAGGTAAGTTAAAAAAGATACGTAATGGTGCAGAAAAGATACTTTCGCCGAATGTGGTTAGTTCACCGGGAATGGTAGGCTTTTACCCGAACATATCTGACTACGAAAATTACGAAGAATCTGACCGCATTGCGCGTAAAGCGGTAGACTTGTGTGAAGTAAGAGACAACATCTTTGTTGGTGAAGGACAAATACCATTCTTAATGGGCAAATACCTAACCGATACTCACGTACATGTTTACTCGAACTATTTGCCGCTACTCACCTATTTGATTTCACAAAGCTACCCTCACCTAGTTGTTTTGGGCGGACAATATATAAAAAGCCAAAGCTTGTTGGTGTCTCCCGATAACCATACTTCTTATCAGGGACGCTACTTAATCGTAAGTGGCGACGGCCTTACCGAAGCAGGTTTAACAAAATCTGCTTTATTAACCTTTATGGAAGAAAAGAAAATGCTGCAATATGCCGACAAAGTTGTAGCCATGGTATCGGCAGATAAGGTTGGCGTATTTGGTGGTTTGTCGCTGTTCAGCTTAGATGAGATAGATATAGTGATTACTGGAGAAAATGCTGACTCCAGCATGATAGAGCTACTTAGAACCAATAATATTCAAGTGTATTTGGTATAG